A section of the Paenibacillus odorifer genome encodes:
- the hemH gene encoding ferrochelatase has product MTVKIGVLVMSYGTPKSLEDVKAYYTHIRRGNPPTAEQLKELTDRYEAIVGGVFPLRENTDRQVEALQAALNADKAGADVEFVCYQGLKHASPFIEDGVEAMAKDGITQAVGIVLAPHYSSMSVGSYIKRAQEKADACKIDMGFVESYHMHPELIDVLSQRVSAKLDQYIEAGATRDEIRVLFSAHSLPERILAMGDPYRDQLLETSQAIAAQAGVTNWQFTWQSAGRTAEPWLGPDILDTLQQLSKEQVEYVLVAPIGFVSDHLEVLYDLDIEATAVASELDMRLMRIDSLNSDPAYMSVLSDVIRKRLEQMKAAQS; this is encoded by the coding sequence GTGACAGTAAAAATAGGTGTTCTCGTCATGTCGTATGGCACTCCTAAGAGCCTAGAAGATGTTAAAGCTTATTACACGCATATTAGACGGGGGAATCCGCCAACAGCGGAGCAGCTTAAAGAGTTAACCGACCGTTATGAAGCAATCGTCGGGGGGGTATTCCCACTGCGGGAGAATACAGACCGGCAAGTAGAAGCTTTACAAGCAGCATTAAATGCGGATAAAGCGGGAGCAGATGTTGAATTTGTCTGCTATCAAGGCTTGAAGCATGCCAGTCCCTTTATTGAGGACGGCGTGGAGGCTATGGCGAAGGATGGCATTACTCAAGCAGTGGGTATTGTTTTGGCGCCACACTATTCCAGTATGAGTGTGGGGAGCTACATCAAGCGTGCACAGGAAAAGGCTGATGCATGCAAGATTGACATGGGTTTTGTAGAGAGTTACCATATGCATCCTGAATTGATCGATGTGTTAAGCCAAAGAGTGTCGGCGAAGCTGGATCAATATATTGAAGCAGGTGCGACCCGTGATGAGATTCGCGTATTATTCAGCGCTCATAGTCTTCCAGAACGTATTCTGGCTATGGGTGATCCATATCGGGATCAACTGCTGGAAACTTCGCAAGCAATTGCAGCTCAGGCAGGCGTAACCAACTGGCAGTTTACTTGGCAAAGTGCTGGTCGCACAGCTGAACCGTGGCTCGGTCCGGATATTCTGGACACGCTGCAACAGCTTAGTAAAGAACAGGTGGAATACGTATTGGTGGCCCCTATCGGATTCGTATCCGATCATTTAGAGGTACTGTACGATCTCGACATAGAGGCAACAGCCGTAGCTTCGGAGCTTGATATGCGTCTTATGCGGATCGACTCACTGAATAGTGATCCCGCATATATGTCTGTATTGAGCGATGTAATTCGTAAACGACTGGAGCAGATGAAGGCCGCTCAATCATGA
- a CDS encoding TetR/AcrR family transcriptional regulator: MSSAFNQKHTAILDAAYELFGSGGFYETKMSEVAEQAGIAKGTVYLYFKSKEDLFMAVTRRDCEGFLLQLQERLKASDTLAGKLSIIAKHHLNYYYERKRHTKLFFRAPNNNPELVAYMTQFMEQYMQDVVKVLLEGGASEPELMAQSYIGMLDRLKMDILFDPSFTEEDAYKRADFAAGLFIRGAMIT, from the coding sequence ATGAGTAGCGCATTCAATCAAAAACATACTGCTATTCTGGATGCCGCATACGAGCTCTTCGGTTCAGGTGGATTTTACGAAACGAAGATGTCGGAAGTGGCGGAGCAAGCCGGGATAGCAAAGGGCACCGTTTATTTATACTTCAAGAGCAAGGAAGATTTATTCATGGCAGTGACGCGCCGCGATTGTGAGGGATTTCTCCTGCAATTACAGGAAAGGCTGAAGGCTAGTGATACTTTAGCCGGTAAACTGTCGATCATTGCTAAACATCACCTGAATTATTATTATGAACGCAAGCGGCATACGAAGCTTTTTTTCCGTGCCCCTAACAATAATCCTGAATTAGTGGCATATATGACACAATTTATGGAGCAATACATGCAAGATGTGGTCAAGGTATTATTAGAAGGTGGAGCATCCGAGCCGGAGCTTATGGCACAGTCCTACATAGGGATGCTGGATCGTTTGAAGATGGATATTTTATTTGATCCGTCATTTACGGAGGAGGACGCGTATAAACGCGCTGATTTCGCTGCTGGTCTTTTTATTAGAGGGGCCATGATCACCTGA
- a CDS encoding glycerophosphodiester phosphodiesterase yields the protein MNNLCVAHRGFSGKAPENTLAAIRMAIAMPYVHWMEIDVQLSKDGVPVVIHDYTLDRTTNGHGKVKNMDWEYIRRLDAGSWKGRSFQGERVPSLEEVLSLASGRLRLNIELKTVGDMYPGIEKTVTDLISAKGMRDDVILTSFDTGALKKVKEIDSRFRTGLIFDSRFGNPARRLHELDCSLLSISFSRLNPRLAKLLSERGVEIMAWTVNKAKEMRRLADMHSDIMICTNRPDIWGDTFLKV from the coding sequence ATGAACAATTTGTGTGTAGCCCATCGAGGGTTTTCCGGTAAAGCTCCAGAGAATACATTGGCAGCCATTCGGATGGCGATTGCCATGCCCTATGTGCACTGGATGGAAATTGATGTCCAGCTCTCCAAAGACGGCGTTCCTGTTGTCATTCATGATTATACGTTGGACCGGACGACCAATGGTCATGGCAAGGTGAAGAACATGGACTGGGAATATATCCGGCGTCTGGATGCGGGGAGCTGGAAAGGGCGTTCTTTTCAGGGCGAGCGGGTGCCTTCTTTGGAAGAGGTGCTGTCACTAGCCTCCGGAAGATTGCGTCTGAATATTGAACTGAAAACAGTGGGAGATATGTATCCTGGCATTGAGAAGACGGTGACGGATCTTATTTCTGCAAAAGGTATGCGGGACGACGTGATCTTGACCTCTTTTGATACTGGAGCATTAAAAAAAGTCAAGGAAATTGATTCCCGTTTTCGCACCGGATTGATCTTTGATTCCAGATTTGGCAATCCTGCACGCAGGCTGCATGAACTGGATTGCTCTTTACTTTCGATTAGCTTCTCGCGTCTGAATCCTAGACTGGCCAAGCTTTTGTCCGAGCGAGGGGTGGAAATTATGGCTTGGACTGTGAACAAAGCGAAAGAGATGCGTCGCTTAGCCGACATGCATTCTGATATAATGATCTGTACAAACCGCCCGGATATATGGGGCGACACCTTTCTGAAGGTATAA
- a CDS encoding fumarylacetoacetate hydrolase family protein — protein MCAAVNNLYCVGRNYKLHAEELGNNVPVEPLIFMKPSHAAVSLDKAVIKLPKDAGQIHYEGELVLRIARDYTPGMSVEDLVDVMALGLDFTLRDVHNDLQKKGLPWTPAKGFKNAAPLTPYIAFPDKEELEGTDFTVVKNGVEVQRGNVKNMIFSLQKIVDFIAERYGLGKDDVIFTGTPAGVGPTVAGDAFELYWGDKLMGTCLIG, from the coding sequence ATGTGCGCTGCTGTTAATAATCTTTATTGTGTTGGACGCAACTACAAGCTACACGCGGAGGAATTGGGTAACAATGTGCCAGTGGAGCCGCTCATTTTCATGAAGCCCTCACATGCGGCTGTTTCCCTCGATAAAGCAGTAATTAAGCTGCCAAAGGATGCGGGTCAGATTCATTATGAAGGTGAACTTGTACTGCGTATTGCACGTGATTATACACCAGGCATGAGCGTGGAGGATCTGGTAGATGTAATGGCACTGGGACTGGATTTCACGCTGCGTGATGTGCATAATGATCTGCAGAAGAAAGGTTTGCCATGGACGCCAGCTAAAGGCTTTAAAAATGCCGCACCACTCACCCCTTACATAGCGTTTCCAGATAAGGAAGAGCTGGAGGGAACTGATTTTACAGTGGTGAAAAATGGGGTGGAAGTACAACGCGGCAATGTTAAAAACATGATTTTTTCACTTCAAAAAATTGTTGATTTTATCGCCGAGCGCTACGGGTTAGGGAAAGACGATGTGATATTTACAGGTACTCCGGCAGGCGTGGGTCCTACTGTAGCTGGAGACGCTTTCGAGCTGTACTGGGGCGACAAGCTGATGGGGACTTGCCTGATCGGTTAA
- a CDS encoding CapA family protein encodes MYPPRSRSRQKNKHKSKRKRRTAWAWINAGLLLMITVLLTYSFTNDPGKKSASPPPVAEATATPIPESSDQPQTAPPVVAVATPEATEMPSPSPTATPEPTPTPQEKPEEIIETQAPEATATPAKDEDSSEAANNDPVSGLPSDDNASGKTVTLNFGGDVIFSGKAGELLEKKGYDYSYAALEGLFKKDDLTILNLETPVTTGGVSATNKQFVFKGSPLALDALKSAGVDAVNMANNHTLDQGEQGLRDTLNHLAERGIPYVGAGLNSKEAYSAQYFERKGIKIALLGFTRVIPASDWMAGKNKPGLASVYDSAEGLKAIAAAKKKADLVVVVVHWGKERVEQYDKTQQSLGHSFIDAGADLVIGGHPHVLQGVEPYKGKWIAYSTGNFIFTRSTVPATWETAVFQAECSVKGQCSLKLKPMKAELAQPVPMNEVDGQLLLKRVEALSAGRVKIGSDGKVTQVTK; translated from the coding sequence ATGTATCCGCCGCGATCGCGTTCTAGACAAAAGAACAAACATAAGAGCAAACGCAAGCGCAGAACGGCCTGGGCTTGGATCAATGCAGGTCTTCTTTTGATGATTACCGTGTTATTGACTTATAGCTTTACGAATGACCCTGGCAAGAAAAGCGCCTCACCGCCTCCGGTAGCAGAAGCGACAGCTACGCCTATACCAGAGAGTAGTGATCAGCCTCAGACAGCACCTCCGGTGGTTGCAGTTGCAACGCCTGAAGCTACAGAGATGCCAAGCCCTTCTCCTACGGCAACTCCAGAGCCAACGCCTACACCGCAGGAGAAGCCCGAAGAGATCATTGAAACACAAGCTCCTGAAGCGACAGCGACCCCTGCGAAGGATGAGGACAGCTCGGAAGCAGCAAATAATGATCCAGTGTCTGGTCTGCCGTCAGATGATAACGCGTCTGGTAAGACGGTGACTTTGAATTTTGGTGGAGATGTTATATTTTCCGGGAAAGCTGGAGAACTGCTGGAGAAGAAAGGTTATGATTATTCGTATGCCGCATTGGAGGGTCTGTTCAAGAAAGATGATCTTACGATCTTGAATCTGGAAACTCCAGTGACCACAGGTGGCGTAAGTGCCACTAATAAGCAATTTGTATTCAAAGGATCACCACTCGCTCTGGATGCGCTTAAGTCAGCTGGTGTGGACGCAGTAAATATGGCGAATAATCACACGCTTGATCAAGGAGAGCAAGGCTTGCGGGATACCCTTAACCACCTTGCTGAAAGAGGAATTCCTTATGTGGGTGCGGGGCTTAACAGTAAAGAAGCATATTCGGCGCAATATTTTGAACGTAAGGGCATTAAGATCGCTTTGCTGGGATTCACCCGGGTGATTCCTGCGTCGGATTGGATGGCAGGAAAAAATAAGCCGGGACTTGCCTCCGTATACGATAGTGCAGAAGGACTGAAGGCTATTGCTGCAGCCAAAAAGAAAGCCGATTTGGTGGTCGTAGTTGTCCATTGGGGTAAAGAACGGGTAGAACAATATGATAAAACGCAACAGTCGCTGGGCCATAGCTTTATCGATGCAGGAGCCGATCTTGTCATTGGCGGCCATCCACACGTGCTACAAGGCGTGGAGCCATATAAGGGCAAATGGATTGCCTACAGCACCGGGAATTTTATTTTTACGAGATCTACAGTGCCTGCCACTTGGGAAACTGCGGTTTTTCAGGCGGAATGTAGTGTAAAAGGTCAATGTTCCCTAAAGCTGAAGCCTATGAAAGCCGAGCTAGCACAGCCTGTACCGATGAACGAAGTGGATGGACAACTTTTGTTAAAAAGAGTAGAAGCTCTATCCGCAGGACGGGTAAAGATCGGCAGCGACGGTAAAGTCACTCAAGTTACCAAATAG
- the hemE gene encoding uroporphyrinogen decarboxylase: MTYNDTFIRACRKQDTEHVPVWYMRQAGRYDPEYRKIKEKYSLLEICKQPELAAEVTMMPVRKLGVDAAILYSDIMNPVASIGVKFDIVKDIGPVIENPIRSAADVERLKPIDVEGDLSHILETIAILDKELDVPLITFAGAPFTIASYLIEGRPSKGYIRTKELMYSEPRVWEMLMDKLGDMIITYLRSHVRSGGKAFQLFDSWVGALAPRDFETYVLPTVSRIFSELSDLDVPKIYFPGVSSGELLPSLTKLQADVIGLDWRVSLTEGRRRIGNKFAIQGNLDPYLLTAPMDLLKERAKALIDEGVLEPGYIFNLGHGLFPEASLDKLRELTEYIHAYSQEVLQKTAKQRS; the protein is encoded by the coding sequence ATGACCTACAATGACACTTTTATCCGCGCCTGTAGAAAGCAGGACACGGAGCACGTTCCCGTATGGTACATGCGGCAGGCCGGCCGTTATGATCCCGAGTACCGTAAAATCAAGGAAAAGTATTCGTTGCTTGAAATCTGCAAGCAGCCTGAGCTGGCGGCAGAAGTAACCATGATGCCCGTTCGCAAGCTGGGTGTGGATGCGGCCATTTTGTATTCCGACATTATGAATCCAGTTGCTTCAATCGGAGTGAAATTCGATATCGTTAAGGATATCGGTCCAGTGATTGAGAATCCGATCCGTAGTGCAGCTGATGTGGAGAGACTAAAACCCATTGATGTGGAGGGTGATCTGAGCCACATTTTGGAAACGATTGCTATTCTCGATAAGGAACTGGACGTTCCTTTGATCACTTTTGCAGGCGCGCCGTTTACAATTGCCAGCTATTTGATCGAAGGTAGACCTTCCAAAGGATATATCCGTACGAAAGAGCTAATGTACAGTGAACCCCGTGTCTGGGAAATGCTGATGGACAAGCTGGGCGATATGATTATCACGTACCTCCGAAGTCATGTGCGGAGTGGAGGAAAGGCCTTCCAATTGTTCGACAGTTGGGTTGGTGCGCTTGCTCCACGCGATTTTGAAACGTATGTGCTGCCGACGGTTTCTCGTATTTTTTCCGAATTATCTGATCTTGATGTACCTAAAATATACTTTCCTGGCGTAAGCTCTGGAGAATTGCTGCCAAGTCTTACGAAGCTTCAAGCAGACGTAATCGGGCTGGATTGGCGAGTTAGCTTGACTGAAGGTCGACGCAGAATAGGCAATAAATTTGCGATTCAAGGAAATCTTGATCCATATTTGCTTACAGCTCCGATGGACCTCTTGAAGGAACGCGCGAAAGCACTGATCGATGAAGGTGTACTTGAGCCAGGTTATATCTTCAATCTGGGCCATGGATTATTCCCGGAGGCCTCATTAGACAAACTTAGAGAATTGACGGAGTATATTCACGCTTATTCTCAGGAAGTATTACAAAAAACGGCTAAGCAACGTTCGTAA
- a CDS encoding DUF92 domain-containing protein produces MQWVIGALGALIVAGAAYWKQSLSLSGMIAAVVMGTIYFGAGNAFWFGILLIFFITSSLLSKLHHDNKAELELTYAKTGRRDAGQVFANGGLGMVLVLLNAIFPQELWGFLFIGVMATVTSDTWATEIGTLSKKPPRSVLTGKVLAAGASGGVSSLGTLAAAAGGALIGASAWLLRMISGMPDHSFVLLTLAGLAGGLVGAFADSILGATVQQMNRCTVCGREVEGSQHCGAPAVHARGLKWMSNDAVNAISSILGGAAALLLSMII; encoded by the coding sequence ATGCAGTGGGTTATTGGCGCTTTAGGCGCTTTGATTGTTGCGGGAGCGGCATATTGGAAGCAGTCTTTAAGTCTCTCTGGCATGATTGCCGCGGTAGTGATGGGCACTATTTATTTTGGTGCCGGAAATGCTTTTTGGTTTGGGATATTGCTGATCTTCTTCATCACTTCAAGCCTGCTGTCCAAACTTCATCATGATAATAAAGCAGAATTAGAGCTGACGTATGCTAAGACGGGCCGCCGCGATGCCGGGCAGGTCTTTGCTAACGGTGGACTTGGCATGGTTCTGGTTCTCCTGAATGCGATCTTCCCGCAGGAGCTGTGGGGGTTCCTATTTATTGGTGTAATGGCTACAGTAACCTCGGATACATGGGCTACGGAGATCGGAACACTGAGCAAGAAACCGCCTCGTTCTGTCCTTACGGGTAAAGTTCTTGCTGCCGGAGCTTCGGGAGGTGTATCCAGCTTGGGTACGCTGGCGGCAGCAGCAGGAGGCGCACTCATCGGTGCGTCAGCTTGGCTGCTGCGAATGATATCCGGCATGCCGGATCACTCTTTCGTGCTGCTTACCCTAGCAGGACTTGCCGGAGGACTAGTCGGCGCCTTTGCCGACTCTATCCTTGGTGCAACCGTGCAGCAGATGAACCGCTGTACCGTATGCGGCCGCGAAGTGGAAGGCTCACAGCATTGTGGGGCTCCAGCTGTACACGCAAGAGGCTTGAAGTGGATGAGCAATGATGCAGTCAATGCCATCAGCTCTATCCTCGGCGGTGCAGCTGCCTTACTGCTGAGCATGATCATTTAG
- the hemG gene encoding protoporphyrinogen oxidase: MIGPTRKIVIIGGGLSGLSAAFYIRKFYKEAGIKPDIVLLEKEKNLGGKIETLHRDGFVIEKGPDSFLAERAEMCELAKELELDHELVSSNLLAKKRYILQRDKLNPLPTGLVLGIPTELKPFLSSGLVSFGGKIRAMMDFILPPRRNDEDESLGELIARRLGSEVLENLTEPLLSGMYGGDIQKISLQATFPQFGELEQQYGSLIRGMRTGRKNKKAQEGTTQSTFLTFRKGLQSLVHSLIYELHDVEQRTESNVVSIQAAGSPSIYEVELENGERLLADDVYITAPNFSAADLLRPHMDVTALEAVDYVSVANLVMAFNKKDIVNEYDGSGFFVPRKEGRNITACTWTSTKWPHTAPDDKVLLRCYVGRSDDEQNVQLPDEALTELVLKDLREIMGITANPIFTEITRLEHSMPQYPIGHLDNITEFRKELAASLPGVYVIGAGFNGIAMPDCIKQSKLIAESVAKQLMNEM; encoded by the coding sequence ATGATTGGCCCCACAAGAAAAATTGTTATCATAGGCGGAGGGCTGAGTGGACTCAGCGCCGCCTTTTATATTCGTAAATTTTATAAAGAAGCGGGTATTAAGCCTGATATAGTCTTGCTTGAGAAAGAGAAAAACCTCGGTGGAAAGATTGAAACCTTACATCGCGATGGTTTTGTGATTGAAAAGGGACCAGATTCATTTCTAGCGGAAAGGGCGGAGATGTGCGAGCTGGCTAAGGAATTGGAATTGGATCACGAGCTGGTATCCTCCAACCTTCTTGCTAAGAAGCGATATATCTTGCAGCGGGACAAGCTTAATCCTCTGCCAACCGGTCTTGTACTCGGTATCCCTACCGAACTGAAACCTTTTTTATCAAGTGGGTTAGTTTCGTTTGGGGGCAAAATACGTGCGATGATGGATTTTATTCTTCCTCCGCGGCGTAATGATGAGGACGAATCGCTTGGTGAGCTTATTGCGCGACGTCTAGGATCTGAAGTGCTGGAGAATTTAACTGAGCCACTCCTCTCTGGCATGTACGGCGGAGATATACAAAAGATTAGCCTGCAAGCTACATTTCCGCAATTTGGAGAATTAGAGCAGCAGTATGGGAGCCTTATTCGTGGAATGCGCACAGGGCGAAAGAATAAAAAGGCACAGGAAGGTACTACACAGAGTACCTTCCTCACGTTCCGCAAAGGGCTGCAAAGTCTCGTGCATAGTCTGATTTATGAGCTGCATGATGTAGAACAACGGACGGAGTCTAACGTAGTTTCTATTCAGGCTGCTGGGAGTCCTTCAATCTATGAGGTAGAGCTGGAGAATGGCGAACGGTTGCTTGCGGATGATGTATATATCACTGCGCCTAATTTTTCGGCTGCTGACTTACTTCGTCCCCATATGGATGTTACAGCGCTGGAAGCGGTGGATTATGTTTCAGTAGCGAATCTAGTCATGGCTTTTAACAAAAAGGATATTGTTAACGAATATGATGGATCGGGTTTTTTTGTGCCTCGTAAAGAAGGGCGAAATATTACTGCCTGCACATGGACATCTACGAAATGGCCGCATACGGCTCCTGATGATAAGGTGCTTTTACGCTGTTATGTGGGTCGTTCTGATGATGAACAGAATGTTCAGCTGCCTGATGAGGCTTTGACGGAGCTTGTACTTAAAGATTTGCGAGAGATCATGGGCATTACTGCGAATCCAATATTTACGGAAATCACCCGCTTAGAGCATTCCATGCCGCAGTATCCTATAGGACATCTTGATAATATTACCGAATTCCGCAAAGAATTAGCAGCTTCGCTTCCGGGTGTGTATGTCATTGGCGCCGGATTTAATGGCATAGCAATGCCGGATTGCATCAAGCAGTCCAAGCTTATTGCGGAAAGCGTTGCTAAACAGCTAATGAATGAAATGTGA